Proteins from a single region of Longimicrobiales bacterium:
- a CDS encoding endonuclease MutS2, whose product MRSWRGDRLAMSGHALEVLEFERVLEHVARRASSDVGRARVLALRPRDNAESIVRELSRVAAAMRFLDATSSWGPGAIPDVRNELAQLVVDGAVLDPIGIFRIGVLLSSTRLLLKEMSAHPGGYPELATTTDRLFERRELEKAIERCVDVDGTVLSTASPELKKIRDQLRGAHARIVRSLEKYMANLPDRFLVPDASVTIREGRYVVPVRREGKGEVGGIIHDESQTGATLFVEPPMAQEAMNQLRDLERAENREVRRVLGQMTERLSPDRDEIMGAFEALSDFDSLYARARTANAWGGTPPRVISGDPSGIELYEARHPLLIEAGEGPVVPYDLVIEGDERCLVISGPNTGGKSVFLKATGLISALAQSGIVPPVGDGTKLPVFGSFFADIGDGQSISQSLSTFSAHLANLSALVGEADARSLVLIDEMGTGTDPSEGAALSRAVLEELVFRGATTLASSHLGELKQLDAPGSGIVNASLQFDTDRMEPTYRLIKGRPGRSFGLAIARRLGFPGQVLDRADTYRDEGAASMEDVLARLDQQENEVERLLAELAIERIQTERQKSDVESRELTVKKAERSAEDRARADARRLLMDARNEVESAIADLKRAVDAGASLDEASKEARRRVEKAAGRQKVDRAKLTRSKKGRHSGAAPTTGESVRVRASGARGKVVSVRGDRVQLVVGGLRLEVPAADLEPIDLPGPAKRGGGWSGPPTKQARIEVDMRGMRVDELGLALDRALDDAVFEDLEQLRIIHGKGTGALRQRVSEVLSNDARVRDFRMGGPTEGGAGVTVAVFRG is encoded by the coding sequence GTGAGGAGCTGGCGGGGTGATCGTCTCGCGATGAGCGGGCACGCGCTCGAAGTTCTGGAGTTCGAGCGTGTCCTCGAGCATGTGGCCCGCCGTGCGTCGAGCGACGTCGGCCGCGCGCGCGTGTTGGCGCTCCGCCCACGTGACAACGCAGAGTCGATCGTCCGTGAACTGAGCCGCGTGGCAGCTGCGATGCGTTTCCTTGACGCGACATCTTCGTGGGGACCGGGGGCGATTCCAGACGTTCGGAATGAGCTCGCGCAACTCGTTGTCGACGGCGCGGTTCTGGACCCGATCGGGATCTTTCGGATTGGAGTGCTGCTTTCGTCCACGCGACTCCTTCTCAAGGAGATGTCGGCGCACCCCGGCGGCTACCCTGAGCTCGCGACGACCACCGATCGTCTCTTTGAGCGGCGTGAGCTGGAGAAGGCGATCGAGCGATGCGTCGATGTCGATGGCACCGTGTTGAGCACGGCTTCCCCTGAGCTGAAGAAGATTCGGGATCAGTTGAGGGGTGCACACGCTCGCATCGTGCGCAGCCTCGAGAAGTACATGGCGAATCTGCCGGACCGTTTCCTCGTGCCGGACGCGTCGGTCACGATCCGTGAGGGTCGGTATGTCGTTCCGGTGCGCCGCGAGGGGAAGGGTGAAGTCGGAGGGATCATTCATGATGAGTCCCAAACAGGAGCCACTCTCTTCGTCGAACCTCCAATGGCGCAGGAGGCGATGAATCAGCTCCGGGACCTCGAGCGTGCCGAGAACCGGGAGGTTCGTCGCGTGCTTGGTCAAATGACCGAACGGCTTTCGCCAGACCGCGACGAGATCATGGGCGCATTTGAGGCGCTGTCAGACTTTGACAGCCTCTATGCACGCGCTCGAACAGCCAACGCCTGGGGAGGGACGCCCCCGCGAGTGATTTCAGGCGACCCTTCTGGGATCGAACTCTATGAGGCTCGCCACCCTCTTCTGATCGAAGCCGGGGAGGGTCCGGTCGTGCCCTATGATCTGGTGATCGAAGGAGACGAGCGATGCCTCGTCATTTCTGGACCCAACACCGGAGGGAAGAGCGTATTTTTAAAGGCCACCGGCCTCATTTCTGCGCTCGCACAAAGCGGGATCGTTCCGCCTGTAGGTGATGGGACAAAGCTCCCGGTCTTTGGTTCTTTTTTTGCGGATATCGGAGATGGGCAGTCGATCTCCCAAAGCCTGTCGACCTTTTCTGCACACCTCGCAAATCTTTCTGCGCTCGTCGGCGAAGCAGACGCGCGGTCCCTGGTGCTCATCGACGAGATGGGCACGGGCACGGACCCGTCCGAAGGGGCTGCGCTCTCACGAGCTGTACTCGAAGAGCTCGTCTTTCGAGGCGCGACGACACTCGCCTCATCCCACCTCGGCGAGCTGAAGCAGCTGGATGCTCCGGGCAGTGGCATCGTGAATGCGTCACTCCAGTTCGATACCGACCGGATGGAGCCCACGTACCGACTCATTAAGGGGCGTCCGGGCAGGAGCTTCGGTCTGGCGATCGCCAGACGTCTCGGATTCCCCGGACAGGTACTCGACCGAGCTGACACATATCGCGACGAGGGTGCCGCCAGTATGGAGGACGTCCTTGCACGCCTCGACCAGCAGGAAAATGAGGTCGAGCGTCTTCTAGCCGAGCTCGCGATCGAGCGCATACAGACCGAACGTCAGAAATCGGACGTTGAGAGCCGGGAACTGACCGTCAAGAAAGCCGAACGCAGCGCCGAGGACCGAGCGCGTGCCGACGCGCGTCGTCTCCTCATGGACGCACGGAACGAGGTCGAGTCTGCGATCGCGGATTTGAAGAGAGCGGTCGACGCTGGTGCATCATTGGATGAGGCTTCGAAAGAGGCACGGAGGCGTGTTGAAAAGGCCGCCGGTCGTCAGAAAGTCGATCGCGCGAAGCTGACGAGGTCCAAGAAAGGACGGCATTCGGGTGCAGCTCCGACCACTGGCGAGTCCGTTCGTGTGAGAGCGAGCGGCGCCCGCGGAAAGGTCGTCAGCGTACGCGGCGATCGTGTCCAGCTTGTGGTCGGGGGGCTCCGACTGGAGGTGCCAGCGGCGGACCTCGAACCGATTGATTTGCCGGGGCCAGCGAAACGGGGAGGCGGGTGGTCGGGTCCGCCGACGAAACAGGCACGCATCGAAGTGGATATGCGGGGCATGCGCGTGGATGAGCTGGGGCTCGCCCTGGATCGAGCCCTCGACGACGCCGTGTTCGAGGACCTCGAGCAACTTCGGATTATTCACGGGAAGGGGACGGGGGCTCTCCGACAGCGCGTTAGCGAAGTCCTCTCCAACGATGCGCGCGTCCGGGATTTCCGTATGGGTGGCCCGACCGAGGGTGGGGCTGGCGTAACGGTGGCGGTTTTCCGTGGCTGA
- a CDS encoding GatB/YqeY domain-containing protein produces the protein MASELKTRLQNDLNAARKDRDKLRTLVISTAISEVRNVEINTKEEIDDDGVMQVVSRGIKQRKDASEQMREADRGELADNEDAQAAVLAEYLPEGMTEDAVRAVVRELIDSGVDQMGALMGQVMPRIRGRFDGKAANRIVREELAG, from the coding sequence GTGGCCAGCGAACTCAAGACACGTCTCCAGAACGATCTCAACGCCGCCCGCAAAGACCGGGATAAGCTTCGCACACTCGTGATCTCGACCGCGATTTCCGAGGTCCGGAACGTGGAAATCAATACCAAGGAAGAGATCGACGACGACGGTGTGATGCAGGTCGTGTCGCGTGGAATCAAGCAACGAAAAGACGCTTCTGAACAGATGCGAGAAGCGGACCGTGGCGAGCTGGCAGACAATGAAGACGCTCAGGCGGCGGTGCTTGCCGAATACCTTCCTGAGGGCATGACGGAGGATGCCGTGCGCGCTGTGGTCCGCGAGTTGATCGACTCCGGTGTCGATCAGATGGGCGCACTGATGGGGCAGGTGATGCCGCGAATTCGGGGTCGCTTCGACGGGAAGGCTGCCAACCGGATCGTGCGTGAGGAGCTGGCGGGGTGA